In Eucalyptus grandis isolate ANBG69807.140 chromosome 4, ASM1654582v1, whole genome shotgun sequence, the following proteins share a genomic window:
- the LOC104442393 gene encoding uncharacterized protein LOC104442393, producing MASTVSFLRLPSLAQKPRSSSSSSSSSVPPLPNPSIKLNLGFSRDSDDLLSSGLGHLRSASLPLTTVALPFFLDAKDAVAAGGEFGILEGRTLALVHPIVMGGLFVYTLWAGYLGWQWRRVRTLQDELNELKKQVKPAPVSVASDGSSSPPQQAPPPSPVELKIRQLTEERKELIKGGYRDRHFNAGSILLAFGVFESVGGGVNTWFRTGKLFPGPHLFAGAAITVLWAVAAALVPAMQKGSETARNLHIALNFLNVVLFIWQIPTGIDIVFKVFEFTKWP from the exons ATGGCCAGCACGGTGAGCTTCCTGAGACTCCCAAGTCTTGCCCAGAAGCCtcggagcagcagcagcagcagcagcagcagcgtcCCGCCTCTCCCCAACCCCTCCATCAAACTCAACCTCGGCTTCTCCAGAGACTCCGACGACCTGCTCTCCTCCGGGTTGGGCCACCTCCGCTCGGCTTCTCTGCCTCTGACCACCGTTGCATTGCCCTTCTTTCTAGATGCCAAG GATGCGGTTGCGGCGGGAGGAGAGTTCGGGATACTGGAGGGGAGGACGTTGGCCCTCGTCCACCCCATCGTGATGGGCGGGCTGTTCGTGTACACCCTGTGGGCCGGCTACTTGGGGTGGCAATGGCGACGGGTGCGCACCCTCCAGGACGAGCTCAACGAGCTGAAGAAGCAAGTCAAGCCCGCCCCTGTCAGCGTCGCCTCCGACggctcttcttctcctccccaGCAAGCCCCGCCTCCCTCCCCTGTCGAACTCAAAATTCGACAGCTCACTGAG GAGCGGAAGGAGTTGATAAAGGGAGGGTACAGGGACCGGCATTTCAATGCCGGGAGCATACTCTTGGCCTTCGGGGTGTTCGAGTCCGTAGGAGGCGGCGTCAACACCTGGTTCCGTACCGGCAAGCTCTTCCCCGGCCCCCATCTCTTCGCCGGTGCCG CAATCACCGTGCTTTGGGCAGTGGCTGCAGCTCTAGTCCCGGCGATGCAGAAAGGCAGCGAAACGGCCCGCAATCTCCACATTGCGTTGAACTTCTTGAATGTCGTCCTCTTCATTTGGCAGATCCCCACCGGTATCGATATTGTGTTCAAAGTCTTCGAATTCACTAAATGGCCTTGA
- the LOC104442392 gene encoding AAA-ATPase At2g46620 → MMTTGNLLLALIGTAVSLCLLRLLFRKTGPFHLLKGWWRSTQDWFYVYQVLKVPEFNDAVQENPLYRRVSVYLNSLPSLEESDFTNLFAGKKPNDILLHLDPNQTIDDVFLGARLSWTNDQRRDRRAFVLRIRRADKMSILRPYLQHIHAVSDEIDRKKRDLKLHINVDDGGSGRWRSVPFTHPSTLDTIAMEPDLKDKVKSDLESFLKAKQYYHRLGRVWKRSFLLYGPSGTGKSSFVAAMANFLGYDVYDIDLSKVKDDADLKLLLMDTTAKSVVVMEDLDRFLASKSTALSLSGILNFMDGILSSCCAEERIMVFTMNSKEHVDAAIMRPGRVDVHIHFPLCDFSAFKNLANSYLGVKDHKLFPQVEEIFQGGASLSPAEIGELMIANRNSPSRALKSVITALQTDGSAAKIGRRLSHDGLRKPGDESADSSGVFLKDSNAMKDLRKLYGLLRMKSTRKTPSFDEDSGQ, encoded by the coding sequence aTGATGACGACGGGCAATCTCCTCTTGGCCTTGATCGGCACAGCGGTGTCGCTGTGCCTGCTCCGCCTGCTCTTCCGCAAGACCGGACCTTTCCACCTCCTGAAGGGGTGGTGGCGGTCGACCCAGGATTGGTTCTACGTCTACCAGGTCCTCAAGGTCCCCGAATTCAACGACGCCGTGCAGGAGAACCCCCTCTACCGCCGCGTCTCCGTTTACCTCAACTCCCTCCCGTCCCTGGAGGAGTCCGATTTCACCAACCTCTTCGCCGGCAAGAAGCCCAACGACATCCTCCTCCACCTCGACCCCAACCAGACCATCGACGACGTCTTCCTGGGCGCCAGGCTCTCCTGGACCAACGACCAGCGACGCGATCGGAGGGCCTTCGTGCTGAGGATCAGGAGGGCCGACAAGATGAGCATCCTCCGCCCCTATCTCCAGCACATCCACGCCGTGTCCGACGAGATCGACCGGAAGAAGCGGGACCTGAAGCTCCACATAAACGTCGACGACGGAGGCTCGGGGCGGTGGAGATCCGTCCCGTTCACGCACCCTTCCACTCTGGACACCATCGCCATGGAGCCCGACCTCAAGGACAAGGTGAAGTCCGATCTCGAATCCTTCCTCAAAGCCAAGCAATATTATCACCGTCTAGGCCGCGTCTGGAAACGGAGCTTCCTCTTGTACGGCCCCTCCGGTACCGGAAAGTCGAGCTTCGTGGCCGCCATGGCTAATTTCCTAGGCTACGATGTCTACGACATCGATCTGTCCAAGGTGAAGGACGACGCGGATCTGAAGCTGCTCTTGATGGACACCACCGCTAAGTCCGTGGTCGTCATGGAAGACCTGGACCGGTTCTTGGCGTCCAAGTCGACGGCGCTAAGCTTGTCTGGCATATTGAATTTCATGGATGGTATATTGAGTTCGTGCTGCGCTGAGGAGAGAATCATGGTGTTCACGATGAACAGTAAGGAACACGTCGATGCTGCTATAATGAGGCCGGGTCGGGTCGATGTGCACATACACTTCCCGCTGTGCGATTTTTCGGCATTCAAGAACCTAGCTAACAGTTACTTAGGGGTCAAGGATCACAAGCTTTTCCCTCAGGTGGAGGAGATTTTCCAGGGTGGAGCGAGTTTGAGCCCTGCCGAGATTGGCGAGCTGATGATCGCCAACAGGAATTCCCCGAGCCGCGCTCTGAAGTCGGTCATCACCGCGTTACAGACGGATGGCTCGGCTGCGAAAATCGGACGGCGGCTGTCCCACGATGGGTTGAGGAAGCCGGGGGACGAATCGGCCGATTCGAGCGGGGTGTTCCTCAAGGATAGCAACGCGATGAAGGATCTGAGGAAACTGTATGGTCTGCTGCGGATGAAAAGCACCAGAAAGACACCATCTTTCGACGAGGATTCAGGGCAATAG